The following is a genomic window from Hippoglossus stenolepis isolate QCI-W04-F060 chromosome 14, HSTE1.2, whole genome shotgun sequence.
CCCGAAGGCCATATCTGTCactagaaagaaaaaaatagttgACTGTACCTTGTTTTGCTCCAATAtcagaacaaaaataataatattaataataaaaaaatcatcctttttgttttagcttgtgaggttgtttttcttaaactccttatttgtacttttttcttcttgtctttatatttttctacaaaaacataattattctttttttttttcctctggtccAAATCCCCAGAAATCCCATGACTATATTCCCTCAGGTATTAACAGGGTGTCGTACAATCCCACTGTAAATCCATGGGTGTCTAGCAACTCCAGGCTGGCGTTTCAGCTCCTGACATATCTGTTTGTCACCGTGTTGGCCTTaagtctctgctgcaggagcaaCAGCCGCATTTGCTTTTTGCTTCCGCCATCAGAGTCCTACCTGCATGGGTACATCCACAGGGCTATACCCGGGTGGTagagtgtgagtgtgggtggGGCAGGGTGTTATTCTGCCCGCTGCTTGGGAAGGTGTTGAAAGAGTGGAGCGAGGTAAGCCCCCCCATGGTGCTGGGGATCATGGTTATGGTGTTCGGCGTCATGAGCGGGATGTCGTCCGGTGAGCGCCTCATGGCCAGAGTGTAGTCCGGCGGGCAGGCAGTCCTCAGCACCACATCGTGAGGGTGCAGGGTGTCGCCCACTCCCCTGCAGTCCCGGTCCAGGTCAGAGTGCTGCTTCATCTGCAGGGACatgatctcctcctcctgagtgtGGGCCAGGTCATTGGCTGCATTACGCTGGGGGCTGCAGCGCCTATGAACATCATGCCGACGCTTGTCCTTCTTGTAGTACAGAGCAGCAAAGGCCAGGATGTTGAGGAAGAGTAGGGAGGCTCCCACTGCGATGGTCACTGACAGCTCAGTGGAGTAATCGCGCTGGTCCACCAGGTGTGGCTGGTTGCGGCTGTCCTGGCTCTCAGTGGGGAACGGAGTCGGGTTAGGGCGTTTGGTCACCGGAACCTTGGTCTTTGGTGTACGGTTGGTTACCTCTGGTGGAGGGATCTGAAGACAGCAAGAACAACGGTTAGTATAGAATCATCTGATAATGCTCAATACGCTTGAAGCAACCACAAGGTGAACATTTTAATCGGATTTACATTACTCAGATATACAGAAAAAAGTTCTGCACAGATAATAGAGGTGCAGCATTTGCTCTGATGCCTGTTTGGAGATTTTTGGTGCTTTTGACCCTCTTGAACCTTAGAATCATGTCCTTGGTTTGGTCATCCTATCATAAGTAGAGCTAAACTAAAACTACCGATTGACGCCTGTAGTGGATTTTTATAGGCAGAAGGAGATAAATTACTACAAACCTTGGTGGTGGTGGGAATGAGCTGAGTGACCTCGTTGAGACTGTGCAGATGAGGAACCAGCTCCAACCACAAGTTGACCTGtggggagaagaggaaataGTTTAGTGACTTGGGAGAGAAAATGGTGATCCCTTGGATTACCATCTTTATACGGAGTGCAACTGTATCAGTGATACTGGATAACTGGTATCACAAAGTTGTTAGTTAGCATTTTTTTCCTATGCAGCTATTGACCCATTCCCATGGCAGTGGCAGAATCACACATGACACCATCAGATGGATATGAAAGACTTATAATCATGACCTGAGTATTTAATTTGATATAAGGTGAAATCCATGGGAAATATCTCATATCAGTAGTAGAGagtaatgttaaaatattaatatgtcTGCATGGttacaacagaaacagaaacaagacTCATTTTGCTACCAAAACTAGAGAAGAGAAAACTATAAACAGCATAAGAAGCCAAGGTAAAATGTATCtggaaataaaagctgcatttaTAATGACTGGCAGATAattacacaaatatttttttttttgatgactaaagatgaaatattttctaATTACCTTAAATATTTTCTAATTATTTCTAACTGTCTATCTAACTGTTGGTACCAAAAGAGCACACTAAATATTCAATTGTAACCATTGTTTATGAGTATTCTCGGATAATGTTACTATGCACCTCAGTTAAAAGTGAGCAAATGGTATCTGACTGTACCTTATTGGCACGGTAGTGCTCCTTGACCCGGGGTTTCAGGCCAATGTGCAGGTAAAGCTGATCTTTCTGGTTGTAGCGTGTCCATGCCACTTCTTCAAAGCGATTGGGCTTGGTGTGGATGAACTTGGTGTCCTGAGGAACCGGCTGGTTTGGATCCCTGAGAAGAGCAAAGGGGGAAAGAGTTTTTgccattaaacatttttttaagaGAGAGTGGTGATCTGTTAAGAGTTTCACAGAGGAATGATACACAAGCACATTTGAAACAACACAATCATAGACTTGTTGCCTACTATGGACAATATAACAGTAATAGTTATGGCATCTTGTGGTTGTTTACTTTAGGGGACAGGAAGGGGAAAAGCTCAAGTAAAGCTGGAGTGGACCTTTTGAGGTATGACTGTGTGGTTATTAAAATGAAGATTATGACCTAAGTGTAGCCTCTCCCTCGGGCTAATCAGTGTAATTATGAAAATACTAAATTGCAGTGGTGAGATGCAGCCCCGAGGTTTCATCAAATTTTAATAAACAGCGTCTGAGATATCACACCttataaaatcataaaaaggTCAAAGGGGGTATTGCTGTTCACAGATGATTGGTTTTCTAAAGATTCTGATTGAATCAAGgtctaaaaataattattaatataccTTCAGAAGTTGTACCTAAAGTCAACAACATTAGCATGTCACATGTTTTGAAATGCATACATGCATCATTAGAAGTGAACCTATGTTATAtaactatatactgtatatttagtttatacATCAAAAGAAGCCAAATAATAAATTCTGTTCCAGCAGGCTCATCATTTCCATAAACAATGTTTCAGTAGTTGCtctaaatcaaactgaaaactctCATTTTAACATTATGTACCATCTGCTCGTGATGAACATAAGAATCAAGGGAACATCACAGGGCACAGTGTAGACGCAGGTCAAACCATATGAACCCCATTTTTTTACATTCAGAGGACCTTCTTGAGCACATTCAGCATGGGACCCCGCGTTAAATAGATCCACTTACACTTAATCTTAGCAGAACAGAGCCAGCCATGTGAGGTATAGAAGACCATTCAGACCCACTGAGCGCCCCATTGTCTGAGAGCAGCATATGGAGCCAGTCAGACCTCATCAGGAACACTCTTAACCATTCAAATTGGTGGCATAAATCTCCCAGGTACCCGGCATTCCACGTCAATTTGGGGTTATATATGTGGATCATTAGTGCCTTTCTGTTCCCCTCAGGGCCACTGGGTAGTGCACAGAAAGCCAATGTCCTCCCATTGCACTCTCAAAAAAACAATTACCGCCATGACTGTATGCTGAAAGGCAACATGGGACAGAGGAGGGCGAATAGGAAGGATTTTAATTTTGTCCCATCGAGAATGTCCCCCCTCAGGCAACGGCCATTAATTAAGAATGCATTTGAGGGCATGTAGGGGGTATCTGCTTAGAATACAGATTACACTGTACAGTCCATAAAACATGATGGCACAATTCACTGATCCTGGTCATcaaaggagaggaaacacaattacaataaaataatctaTTATTTTATGGTCTTATAATATTAGGTTCATGCTGCTTTAAGCATgacagcagaaaaaacaaatatccacAAAATGATGGAATGAACCACCTTTAGGCTGATCTTGGTATGTTCATGGACATGCTGAAGCTTCTAAATAAGGTTTCTCTATTGGAAATGACTGGACATCTGAATCAAGAGGATCTGTATGCCTCAACAGTATGTGCAATTCAAATGTTActgtaaattaagtttaaacTTTTCAGGAACAGTTCTTTGAGTTGTTTGATTAATGCAATATTGTCTATCATATGTTAGCATTAGAATAAGAGGATGACATGTCATGGGacagtaaagaaaaactatttaagACTGTGTAGATGTTGATCGCAGTCTCTTCAACTTGGATGCAGCTATTGAAGATATTAATACTGACATGAAAGAGTTCAATCACCATTTACACCAAATGGTGTAAAAGTGCAATTCTCTTAACTCCTGGTAGCAGGGGTACACAGTAACATCTAGAAAGGGACTTGAAATGGCCCTGAGGAGCCACATTTGCTGTGCCATCATACCCTGTCTTGGCAAAGTTCGTCCAGTAGGTCATGACCACGGCGCTGAGCATCACGTCGTTTTTGGAGAAGTTGCAGGGAAACAGCTCGGTCGGCCCAATCATCGGCAAGCCAAACACATACGGGATCTCATCTCCGTGTGCTGCGTCTGCCCACGGTGGTACCTGAGGGCCAGCGCAAGAATCAAATTAGATccgttttattacattattacaattgtgatgaaatgcacacacacacacacacacacacacacatagatcaaagaaaatgggaaaatgcAATACTTTTTGGTAGAAAGGGGGAAATTAGATAAGTTTTTAATAGTATTTTTCCTGCCATATCTGGCCCATTCCTCAgtggtttatttttttgatgATAAAAGAATATtagatatattaatataaaataaagggaTAGTGCTGACAGGGGATGATGACTTTGAGCTGGTATTTttgaatgtagacgtacagtacaTGTCATTAGCTGTTGCctgttgaataaaaatatgtgcaaaaagaaaatgtggggATTTAAATCAAACTCCTTACTTGCCTTTAGGTCCTGATAATTAGTCAGTGTAGTAGTGGACTTCTAAAACTGAAACTTGGATTACAGAGTTTGGAATTCACTTCCCTGGCAGTCAGTCACAATAATATAATTGGAATAAAAACAGTCTGTTGTGTGCCACTAGGCTCTGTCTCTTTTACTTTAAGGCAGACTGTCATCATGTCACTAAACGATGCAGTTTTATACTTTAACACAATCTGAAACAGTCTGCTTTCCAAATCTGTTGAAAAGTCACCCATTCTAAAAGTTTGTGTGGAGCCCACTCTGGGCTGGCTGCCTCTCAATAATGCTCTTGTTGGATGACATTTAATTACAGAATGAATTGCTACTGCTTCTGGTTGTAAATCGCCTCACAGTGTGAATAAACAGAGCACAATGCAAACTTTAGAGGTATTTAATTAGCTTCAATGGGCTAACAAAGCTCAGTCAACTGTTTTGCACACTTCACACAACCGTCACTGGTCACAGAACCAGACCTAAATGAAGCAACCAACTCAGAGATGTGGGTGGTGAATCGGCAGTTAGGAACCAGACTTGGCAACACGGTCAGAGTTCACAAAGTGATTAGTGCACAATTCTACAATTGATGTTTGCATCATCCTCAAACATAGACCATCTCAGTTTGATGTCAGATTATGGTTGGGTTAAATTTCTGTCTCTTTGACGCGATAAAGTTGAAGAGCAACCATATCTTATGAATATGCAACTACTTTACGACTACTCCTTTCACACAATTGACGATTCATGGAGACAATCTATCATACAATCTGAGTCCTACCTGTTCTGTCTGACAGTGATGGTAGAAGGCGTAGAAATATGTTGGTGACCCAAAGCTGGAATGGAGGTCAGCCGTGGCAACAGCTGGCGCCACCCACTGGTGATCGGTGAACAGGGCAAGCAGTGTCTTGCGGCGAGTCTCTGGGTTGTGCCTGTCAGCCCAGTCGGTGTACATGAACTTGATGGTCTCCCGTAGGATATCTTTACCCTCTGGGTAGCCATAGAGGTCGTCCACAAAGCTGGACACGGCGTAGTCAAAGTCATTAGCCTGCACGCCATTTTCGTTGTCCACGATAAGCTCCACAAACTTGAGGCCCTCGCCCTGGTTCACCCCCAGCATAATATCATAGTTGAGGAATTCACCTGGAAAGAGAGTGTGTGGAGGATATAGATTTAGGGTGAGAACGAAGTGGAGAATTGCTAGCTCTAAATGCGAAGTGAATCGGTACCTTGCTCCATGAGTATCTGAGGGTCGTCAGGTATAACGTCTCCATCGATAACAGGCCCAAAGGCAATGTGGTAGCGGGCTGGTTGGATGTCTTGATCCACCAGCTCCTTGtaatgttttctctgcaggCAACTCACAAGCTCCACGGTGTCCTCCAGGTTACAGCCCACCTTACGGGCCAACATCCGGGCATATTTAGCAGGCTGAAAACTGACGGCCCAGCTGGACAAGGCTGTGCCGCTCTGGGCGATGGCCCTCTGGAACAAGCCTGGAGATGAGGACAGTAGAGATTAAGTGATTAATGATTCAAGAACATTGTTCAGAGAAAAAGTACAATGTAACAATATCAAAATTTGCATAGAGATTCACATACTGACATGACTGCAACTGAATACTGCTTGGATATACAGTTACATTCACAAGACTGGTCATGTTCGGAATTTTATTAATTAACAAATTTCatataaagaccaaaaacaacAACGAGACACGGGAAACACAGGAGTGCCCCCTCTAACACTGTACTTAACAATGACTCATAAAACAATCCACAGCCAGTATTGGTCTGTGGATTAACATTGTgtcatgaagacacacacagccagtaTTGGTCTGTGGATTAACATTGTgtcatgaagacacacacagccagtaTTGGTCTGACACCAGGCAGCAGTATAGCATGTCAACTATCATGTATGTCTTTGTGTGAGGTTTACTAAAGCTTAGGTCAGCTGTTTATGTTCCGGAAAATAGAATAGCAACAACCTTATCTTTTAA
Proteins encoded in this region:
- the LOC118121553 gene encoding neuroligin-1; this encodes MGVIMVAGHEIALKDQRSPMGFLSTGDQAAKGNYGLLDQIQALRWTSENIAAFGGDPLRITVFGSGAGASCVNLLTLSHYSEGNRWSNSTKGLFQRAIAQSGTALSSWAVSFQPAKYARMLARKVGCNLEDTVELVSCLQRKHYKELVDQDIQPARYHIAFGPVIDGDVIPDDPQILMEQGEFLNYDIMLGVNQGEGLKFVELIVDNENGVQANDFDYAVSSFVDDLYGYPEGKDILRETIKFMYTDWADRHNPETRRKTLLALFTDHQWVAPAVATADLHSSFGSPTYFYAFYHHCQTEQVPPWADAAHGDEIPYVFGLPMIGPTELFPCNFSKNDVMLSAVVMTYWTNFAKTGDPNQPVPQDTKFIHTKPNRFEEVAWTRYNQKDQLYLHIGLKPRVKEHYRANKVNLWLELVPHLHSLNEVTQLIPTTTKIPPPEVTNRTPKTKVPVTKRPNPTPFPTESQDSRNQPHLVDQRDYSTELSVTIAVGASLLFLNILAFAALYYKKDKRRHDVHRRCSPQRNAANDLAHTQEEEIMSLQMKQHSDLDRDCRGVGDTLHPHDVVLRTACPPDYTLAMRRSPDDIPLMTPNTITMIPSTMGGLTSLHSFNTFPSSGQNNTLPHPHSHSTTRV